Part of the Trichoderma asperellum chromosome 1, complete sequence genome is shown below.
GCAACAGATAGATAGACAGGAGAATCCGCAGCAGCAAATTAGGAAGccatttctttccttttcttcagtATGGCAAGGACACTGATCAGGTTTCTTGGCTATGCAATTGtgtaatagtattaaagcAACCTTGCCTTGTTAGCCACTCTATAATGGACTTATGTCGATTCTCCCTAGCAAGCCTATATAGCACTTCGTTTCCACCGGCCCATAACTTGCAAATAAATAGCTTCCAAAAGGGTGCCAAATATCTTTTTCCCTAGCTAACCCATATGCCAATGGTATATATCAGTATCTCTCTATGTGAGATGagagcagaagagaagacgaagaaggcaTCTGGTAGACCTGAATATGACTCTGTTCTTCCTCAGAGGGGCCTTTAGCAGCCCAGTCCCGGAAAGCTTGTTCTTTGTCATCGGCGGCACTGAGACACAAGTGTTTGTTAGTATGAGTGTCCCCCCTACCCAATTTTGTGGAGtaaatttctcttcttgagagagggagagtgaGGAGTTGTGCTGGGGTGTTGTTTCCAGGGAGATTGGGTTTACTTTACGTTTCGGTAGTAGCatctgcagcttcttcctttttgacCGCGGtgtccttttcctccttcttgactCTCTTGCACGGGGTGGAATCATAGTCAAAATCGTCATCTCCGCCGTCGCTCAACTGATCCTTTGCGTCCTTGGTGGCACTCTTCTTGGTTCGCTTCTTGGAAGGAGTGCTGGTGGCAGcttttccagcagcagcccttGGCTTCCGGGCACTAagaggcgaagaggaagcgGAGGTGGGCAGGGAGGGATGACGAGCTTTGAATTCCTTCATGATGGTTTTGGAGAAGTGTTGGCTGTTATTGTTTTGGGGAGTTAGTTCTGTTCTTACTTGCAATGGACTTGTATTTGGAGAGGATAATATGAAGTATAGAGTATGTAGAGACGTACGACATTGCGTCCTTGGTAAACGAGTAGCCAAGGCCATTCATGACCTCCTCGATGCGAGGCCAGTTGGTACGACCCTTGGACTCATTGTTGCAGTAAATTATGGAGACGCAGAGGTCGCGCTCGGCGGAATCGTCCCACTTCTTGTCCTGAGgggccatgatgatgatgatgatgatgatgatgatgatgagatgaaTGGATATCTGGTGAAGAGCGAAAATGTTCTATAGATGACTGATTGTCTGTTTGTTCCGTTGTGATGAAACGGTGTagaatagagaaaaaaacaagggaGTAATTGCCAGTAGAAGGGCCTAATGCTTTGTGTagatgtaaaaaaaaaaaaaaagaagagggaagagagagaagagtaaAGTGTGAAAGTAAGAGTTATATAATAGAGAGCAGGCCAAAACCAGTAGACTATAAGTAGACGCTCGAGCTGAATGCGAAATGCCCCAGGGCGGTGTGTATTGCGCACTTTTGAGGGCACAAGTGACAAGAGATTGCAGTTGTCAGTGTAGGGGAGACTGAAGTGTCTTGGTTTCTGTCTTCTGCAAGTGCAAAAAACGCAGCAATTCATGCCTTCTTGCTGGACGGACGCTCTTCATACCAGATCACTCTATCAATGCTCTTCAATAGAATTTACTCTTTTAGACAAGTGGAAGATTCACCAACGCATATGTGAATTATGAATGATATGACATTGTATTGTAGCTCGATGATTACAGAAATCAACTCCATTGAACGCGGTGGGAATTCACTCGAGGTGTCAAGCAAGTCGTACCATGCATACCAAGGAGTTGGTCAACTTGAAATCAGTCGATCAAGGCAGCTGAATCCCTATTAACTGCTCTTTATAAGCGCATTCCTCACACCCATTGGGCTCCTTCACATGTATCACCAAAAGAACTATTGAGACTTTCTAATCAGAGGCTCATGCATTTAAACATGGACACACAGCCTGCGTCAATCATATATTGGTATTTATTTCATCTACTGGATCTCTCAACGGCTCTTGATTACAGATTCTGCCATCGTGTATTACAAAGAGCAAAATTAAGAAGagttaaaagaagaaaaacacaaGCCCGCAACAGAACCAATGTATGTGCGCAATATCCGCTCCAACTTTTTGGATTgagcaaaggaaaagacagaaaaggaaaaaaaaaaaaccacaatTCGCAGATCACAGTCGCCTTGCCTGCCCGACTGTTCCACTTTCCCAATCCTATTTTCCATTTGAACCCCCACCCCCTTTCTTCAAACAAACGTATGCCATAGATCGAGACCATGAGCATTTAGTTTCTATCTTCAACAAGTGAGGtcaggaaaaagaagagagatacCTAAAGAGGagccaacaaaaaaaacttgtgaaaaagagaaactcaGCGGTACTGCGTGTTTCATCTCTGGCTGTTATCTCAACCTCACACGCAATGAAAAGAGGCTAAACCTTTTTTGCGCCAGCAGTAATCAAGTCACCCATCATCGACACAAAGTGATGAATGACGGGAAGATTGAGATATAAAACAGCGTAAAGAGAACAGTACGAGTACAGGGATATCATAAAATACGTGAAGCAATACAATTTGCTAGTAAAAAGGCCAAATGGCGGCAGATGCAATCCGTCTCGCGGTGGTGCATTGGTTGGTGGCAGaatcttttgttctttcaaCGACGTaaactccttttcttctcttctcttaaCTCGGGTGATTTACCACGTGCTTGAAGcaggaaggagaaggaaaatccATTGTTCGTGACCCAACGCCAAAATGCAGAATCTCAAAATCCGATCATTTGCACAGTTGTTTGCATAGAAACTCAGGCAATGATGGCAAACGGAAGAGCTAACAAGCTCCAAAATAGCCACCCAACTCCCGTCAGCTGTCAAAGCCATGCCGATTATCATAAGTAGTGTATTGTAAAGAAGAGATACCGATAGACAAGTGCCGGCTTGGTcttttccctccctctccgtGAGTGCCATTGATATCATTCGTTTCATGAACCTCGAGACGCAACAGGCTCCTTAAGATGAGCGTCGGGGGTCCATTCGACCTGCTCATTATGACACCATGTTCTAAGGATTCGGAGCGACGCCGCCGTCATATCATCTAGCGTTGCGTGTGCTGGTACATTGAGGCGCAAGGTTAGAGT
Proteins encoded:
- a CDS encoding uncharacterized protein (EggNog:ENOG41~SECRETED:SignalP(1-20)~TransMembrane:1 (o6-22i)), encoding MKSISIHLIIIIIIIIIIMAPQDKKWDDSAERDLCVSIIYCNNESKGRTNWPRIEEVMNGLGYSFTKDAMSQHFSKTIMKEFKARHPSLPTSASSSPLSARKPRAAAGKAATSTPSKKRTKKSATKDAKDQLSDGGDDDFDYDSTPCKRVKKEEKDTAVKKEEAADATTETAADDKEQAFRDWAAKGPSEEEQSHIQVYQMPSSSSLLLSSHIERY